Proteins from a genomic interval of Stenotrophomonas maltophilia R551-3:
- a CDS encoding MlaA family lipoprotein, giving the protein MNVVRTLPLIVLVTALTACAGKPARSDAPVASTVVPASTTAEAPAVDTATAEAGSAAPVASPPAAASLPPAAAASSADTDAAKTAAATAPGGDDDFDALYGGAGNTGSAAAYDPWEPFNRKVHKFNNAVDRGVARPLATAYTHVVPRFARTGVSNFFSNLRAPVTITNQLLQGRGGDAWDSLGRFLMNSTLGIGGLFDPASKAMVPRRNEDFGQTLGAWGWRRSRYVELPFFGPRTVRDVFGLAGDIPLSPIRRIEEDKLRIGLQGLQLVDTRAQLLAIDDLRDTAVDEYSLVRDAWMQRRNYQIENDLRSKRDRGHDDANSPIPVDAMPMPQWTH; this is encoded by the coding sequence ATGAACGTCGTACGCACTCTCCCCCTGATCGTCCTGGTCACCGCCCTCACCGCCTGCGCCGGCAAGCCCGCGCGCAGCGATGCACCGGTTGCCAGCACCGTGGTCCCGGCCAGCACCACCGCCGAGGCGCCAGCCGTCGATACTGCAACGGCCGAAGCCGGCTCGGCCGCGCCCGTTGCCAGCCCGCCGGCTGCGGCCAGTCTGCCTCCGGCCGCGGCCGCTTCCAGCGCCGACACCGACGCTGCGAAGACCGCAGCCGCCACCGCACCGGGCGGTGACGACGACTTCGACGCCCTCTACGGCGGTGCCGGCAACACCGGCAGTGCAGCGGCCTACGACCCGTGGGAACCGTTCAACCGCAAGGTGCACAAGTTCAACAACGCAGTCGACCGCGGCGTCGCCCGTCCGCTGGCCACCGCCTATACCCACGTGGTGCCGCGCTTTGCGCGTACCGGCGTCAGCAACTTCTTCAGCAACCTGCGTGCGCCGGTGACCATCACCAACCAGCTGCTGCAGGGCCGCGGTGGCGATGCCTGGGACAGCCTGGGCCGCTTCCTGATGAACAGCACGCTGGGTATCGGCGGCCTGTTCGATCCGGCCAGCAAGGCGATGGTGCCGCGTCGCAATGAGGACTTCGGGCAGACCCTGGGTGCCTGGGGCTGGCGTCGTTCGCGTTACGTGGAACTGCCGTTCTTCGGCCCGCGCACCGTGCGCGATGTGTTCGGCCTGGCCGGTGACATTCCGCTGTCGCCGATCCGCCGCATCGAAGAGGACAAGCTGCGCATCGGCCTGCAGGGCCTGCAGCTGGTCGATACCCGCGCCCAGCTGCTGGCGATCGACGACCTGCGCGACACCGCCGTGGACGAGTACTCGCTGGTCCGCGACGCGTGGATGCAGCGCCGCAACTACCAGATCGAGAACGATCTGCGCAGCAAGCGCGACCGTGGCCACGACGATGCCAATTCGCCGATCCCGGTCGATGCGATGCCGATGCCGCAGTGGACGCACTGA
- a CDS encoding glutathione peroxidase — MSTPIQDISLTTIDGQPSSLADYQGKVLLLVNVASKCGLTPQYEGLQALYAEKHAQGLEVLGFPANNFLGQEPGSEAEIQQFCQLTYDVSFPMFSKISVAGDDTHPLYQQLTAAQPQSIGEGPLRERLASKEIPIHPAPAVLWNFEKFLVGRDGKVIARFAPDVAADDARVREAIEAALAA, encoded by the coding sequence GTGAGCACCCCGATCCAGGACATTTCCCTCACCACCATCGACGGCCAGCCGTCCTCGCTTGCCGACTACCAGGGCAAGGTACTGCTGCTGGTCAACGTCGCCTCCAAGTGCGGCCTGACCCCGCAATACGAAGGCCTGCAGGCGCTGTATGCGGAAAAGCACGCACAGGGCCTGGAAGTGCTGGGCTTCCCCGCCAACAACTTCCTCGGCCAGGAGCCGGGCAGCGAGGCGGAAATCCAGCAGTTCTGCCAGCTCACCTACGACGTCAGCTTCCCCATGTTCTCCAAGATCAGCGTGGCCGGTGACGACACCCACCCGCTGTACCAGCAGCTGACCGCCGCCCAGCCGCAGTCGATCGGTGAAGGCCCGCTGCGCGAGCGCCTGGCCAGCAAGGAGATTCCGATCCATCCGGCACCGGCGGTGCTGTGGAACTTCGAGAAGTTCCTGGTCGGCCGTGATGGCAAGGTCATCGCCCGTTTCGCCCCGGACGTGGCCGCTGACGATGCGCGCGTGCGCGAGGCGATCGAAGCCGCGCTGGCCGCCTGA
- the rmuC gene encoding DNA recombination protein RmuC, which produces MQTEYLLIGGLLLAVLILQLVALLRRPPHDRLEQAVREEARSGRSELREQLDGFARALTDLSTRTDQRLDLLREALGEDARKARAEAAESQQRSGALMGQRLQELRAQLEVFGQQQEARIHAFGQQLQELTGRTDTQLGALRQTLVDDARKGREEGAQSQQRLTESLGLRLQELTQRNEQRIAEMRTTLEEQLRALQNDNAQKLEQMRHTVDEKLQSTLETRLGNSFKLVSERLEQVQRGLGEMQQLATGVGDLKRVLTNVKNRGSWGEVQLENILEQTLTQEQYARAVKVRPDSGEMVDIAVRLPGRSGDDTPVWLPIDSKFPREDYERLLDAQEQGDAEGVRLQGIQLERAVRVQAKSICDKYIAPPHTTDFAVMFLPTEGLYAEVIRRPGLVDLLQREHRVVVAGPTTVTALLNSLQMGFRTLAIEQRSSEVWSLLGAVKSEFGKFAGILEKAEKQITTVGRSIGEASRKTRTIERRLRGVESLASEQAQSLLGDLAESDAAGEDEGSDGDTDET; this is translated from the coding sequence ATGCAAACCGAATATCTGCTTATTGGCGGCCTTCTATTGGCCGTGCTCATCCTGCAGCTGGTCGCCCTGCTGCGCCGCCCGCCGCACGACCGCCTGGAACAGGCCGTGCGTGAGGAAGCGCGCTCCGGGCGCAGTGAACTGCGCGAACAGCTCGATGGCTTCGCCCGTGCGCTGACCGATCTGTCCACCCGCACCGACCAGCGCCTGGACCTGCTGCGCGAAGCGCTCGGCGAAGACGCGCGCAAGGCGCGTGCCGAAGCGGCTGAAAGCCAGCAGCGCAGTGGTGCGCTGATGGGCCAACGCCTGCAGGAACTGCGCGCGCAGCTGGAAGTGTTCGGCCAGCAGCAGGAGGCACGCATCCATGCCTTCGGCCAGCAGCTGCAGGAACTCACCGGGCGCACCGATACCCAGCTCGGCGCGCTGCGCCAGACCCTGGTGGACGATGCGCGCAAGGGTCGCGAGGAAGGTGCGCAGTCGCAGCAGCGCCTGACCGAAAGCCTGGGCCTGCGCCTGCAGGAACTGACCCAGCGCAACGAGCAACGCATCGCTGAAATGCGCACGACCCTGGAAGAACAGCTGCGCGCGCTGCAGAACGACAATGCGCAGAAGCTGGAGCAGATGCGCCACACCGTGGACGAGAAGCTGCAGTCGACGTTGGAAACCCGCCTGGGCAATTCCTTCAAGCTGGTCTCCGAACGCCTGGAGCAGGTGCAGCGCGGCCTCGGCGAGATGCAGCAGCTGGCCACCGGCGTCGGCGACCTCAAGCGCGTGCTGACCAACGTCAAAAACCGCGGCAGCTGGGGCGAAGTGCAGCTGGAGAACATTCTCGAGCAGACGCTGACCCAGGAGCAGTACGCACGTGCGGTGAAGGTGCGCCCGGACAGCGGCGAGATGGTTGATATCGCGGTGCGCCTGCCAGGTCGCAGCGGCGACGACACGCCGGTGTGGTTGCCGATCGACTCCAAGTTCCCGCGTGAGGACTACGAGCGGTTGCTGGACGCGCAGGAGCAGGGCGACGCCGAGGGTGTGCGCCTGCAAGGCATCCAGCTGGAGCGCGCGGTACGCGTGCAGGCGAAGTCGATCTGCGACAAGTACATCGCGCCGCCGCACACCACCGACTTCGCGGTGATGTTCCTGCCCACCGAAGGCCTGTATGCCGAAGTGATCCGGCGCCCGGGCCTGGTTGATCTGCTTCAGCGCGAGCACCGCGTGGTGGTGGCCGGGCCAACCACGGTCACCGCCCTGCTCAACAGTCTGCAGATGGGCTTCCGCACGCTGGCCATCGAGCAGCGTTCCAGCGAGGTGTGGAGCCTGCTGGGTGCGGTGAAGAGCGAGTTCGGCAAGTTCGCCGGCATCCTGGAAAAGGCCGAGAAGCAGATCACCACGGTTGGTCGCAGCATCGGCGAGGCCAGCCGCAAGACGCGTACGATCGAACGGCGCCTGCGTGGCGTGGAGTCGCTGGCATCCGAACAGGCGCAGTCGCTGCTGGGCGATCTGGCCGAGAGTGATGCGGCGGGCGAGGACGAAGGCAGCGACGGCGACACCGACGAGACCTGA
- a CDS encoding glutathione S-transferase family protein: protein MLTLYGKATSINVRKVLWLGAGLDLPLHHEPAPSPALLATLNPNLQVPVLRDGDFVLWESNSICRYLAVRSGRDDLLPAAPQARARVEQWMDWQASDLNSAWRQVFMARVRQHPDHPDDARAEASLVQWNRLMGVLDAQLATTDGYVAGNTFTLADIVLGLSTQRWRSTPGSKPVLAHVDAWFERLREQPGFAEYVDNGVA, encoded by the coding sequence ATGCTCACCCTGTACGGAAAGGCGACCTCGATCAACGTGCGCAAGGTGCTGTGGCTGGGCGCCGGGCTGGATCTCCCGCTCCACCACGAACCGGCGCCATCGCCGGCGCTGCTGGCCACGCTGAATCCGAACCTGCAGGTACCGGTGCTGCGCGATGGCGACTTCGTGCTTTGGGAATCCAACAGCATCTGCCGCTATCTGGCCGTGCGTAGCGGCCGCGACGACCTGCTGCCCGCCGCCCCCCAGGCCCGCGCCCGGGTGGAGCAATGGATGGACTGGCAGGCCAGCGACCTCAACAGTGCCTGGCGGCAGGTGTTCATGGCCCGTGTCCGCCAGCATCCGGATCATCCGGATGACGCCCGCGCCGAGGCCAGCCTGGTGCAGTGGAACCGGCTGATGGGCGTCCTTGATGCACAGCTGGCCACTACCGACGGCTACGTGGCGGGCAACACCTTCACTCTGGCCGACATCGTGCTCGGGCTGTCGACCCAACGCTGGCGCAGCACGCCGGGCAGCAAGCCGGTACTGGCACACGTAGATGCCTGGTTCGAGCGCCTGCGCGAACAACCCGGTTTCGCCGAGTACGTCGACAACGGTGTGGCCTGA